The following nucleotide sequence is from Pandoraea thiooxydans.
GTCAGTGAACCAGGCCTTGAGCGATTGAACGGCTTGCCTGGGTTCGGCAGTCGCGGGATGGACGAGGTGGTAGCTGGCAGCCAGGGCAAGCGCATGATCGAACGGCTCAATCAGTTCACCGCGAGCCAGCTCCGTTTCCACCAACAGAGGGCTCGTCAGCACAACGCCTTGCGCACGCACTGCGGCGTCGATCGCCATCAATGACTGGTCGAACTGGATACCGGCAGTGGCTTCGATCCGCACGCCGTCGAGACCGCTGAATCGAGCCAGCCAGGCAGCCCAGTGCGGGTGCAGCGTGTTATGAAGCAGGGTCGCCGCGCGAAGATCGTCGGGGCGCTTCAAGCGGTGCTGTTTCGTGTATGCCGGGCTGCAATACGCGCGAGCCTCGTCATCGCACAGCCTTTGAACGGATAGGCGCGTATCTATCCCGTCGAAATGCCTGACCGCGAGATCGACGCCGTCCAATTCGAAGTCGACCATTGCCGTCGTCGTACTCAGGCTCAGCGCGATCCCCGGGTTCGCCTGCAGGAAATCGGCCATGCGCGGGGCGAACCACTTCGCGGCAAAACTCGGCGGCATCGACAGGCGCACGCCGTTACCGCGGCGCTCACGAATGCGGTGGCTTGCGTGAACAAGCTCCGCCAGCGCGGGTTGAATCTGGGCGAAGTACGCGCGACCGTCCTCGGTGGGCGTCAATTGCCGTATCTGGCGCACGAACAGCGCGACGCCGAGCCATTCTTCAAGCTTCTGGATCTGCTGCCCTATCGCGCCGGGCGTGACGTTCAGCTCCCGAGATGCAAGAGTAAAACTGCCAAGTCGCATCGCGGCTTCGAAGGCGGGAAGGGCTTTCAGTGGAGGCGTTGATCTCATAACTCAGTTTTTCTATTGCATACGCGATATTAAATCATTTGTGGAGCATGGTCGTGCGGAACACAATCGGGACTTCATCCGCTTTCCCGGTGCGCTGCCATGAACCCCGCTTATTTCGCTTTCGCCGCCCTCGGGCTGATCTGGGGCACCAATTTTCTGTTCATGAAGTGGGCGAGCGTCGATCTGGCTGCCAGCCAGATCGTGTTCCTGCGCGTGCTTTTCGGCTTCCTCCCGCTACTGGCGGTCGCGCTTTTCAGTAGGGCGCTCAAATGGCGCCATCTCCGGCACGCTCACCACTTCCTGGTGATGTCGCTGCTTGCGACGGTGATCTACTACTATGCGTTCGCGAAAGGAGCCGGGCTACTGTTCTCGAGCATTGCCGGGATGTTGAGCGGCGCCATCCCGCTCTTTTCCTTCCTGTGTGCATGGGCGCTGCTGCGCGAGGAGCGCCCGAACGCGCGAATGATCGCGGGCATCGCCAGTGGATTCGTCGGTGTCCTGCTGATTGCGCGTCCATGGAATGCGCACGCCGCTGGCGTCAACCTGCCCGGCGTCGGCTATATGGTGGCTGGCTCGCTGAGCGTGGGCTGCTCGTTCGTGTATGCGCGCCGCTTTCTTTCAAGCCTGGACCTCTCGCCGCTCGCGCTGTCGACGTGGCAGATCGGCTTTGCACTG
It contains:
- a CDS encoding LysR substrate-binding domain-containing protein, which gives rise to MRSTPPLKALPAFEAAMRLGSFTLASRELNVTPGAIGQQIQKLEEWLGVALFVRQIRQLTPTEDGRAYFAQIQPALAELVHASHRIRERRGNGVRLSMPPSFAAKWFAPRMADFLQANPGIALSLSTTTAMVDFELDGVDLAVRHFDGIDTRLSVQRLCDDEARAYCSPAYTKQHRLKRPDDLRAATLLHNTLHPHWAAWLARFSGLDGVRIEATAGIQFDQSLMAIDAAVRAQGVVLTSPLLVETELARGELIEPFDHALALAASYHLVHPATAEPRQAVQSLKAWFTDSITAGRVRRDIP
- a CDS encoding DMT family transporter yields the protein MNPAYFAFAALGLIWGTNFLFMKWASVDLAASQIVFLRVLFGFLPLLAVALFSRALKWRHLRHAHHFLVMSLLATVIYYYAFAKGAGLLFSSIAGMLSGAIPLFSFLCAWALLREERPNARMIAGIASGFVGVLLIARPWNAHAAGVNLPGVGYMVAGSLSVGCSFVYARRFLSSLDLSPLALSTWQIGFALVLIGCVTDFHGIGRVTGDARALVGLVFGLGLTGTGIAYILYYFIVRRLGAVTASSVTYIPPVAAMLMGSWIAQEPIGAVELLAMGAILGGVFLLQRGRQAHASAVREPRKATDQGRRVV